A genomic stretch from Mastacembelus armatus chromosome 7, fMasArm1.2, whole genome shotgun sequence includes:
- the gnai3 gene encoding guanine nucleotide-binding protein G(i) subunit alpha — translation MGCTISAEDKAAVERSKMIDKNLREDREKSSREVKLLLLGAGESGKSTIVKQMKIIHEDGYSEEECKQYKVVVYSNTIQSIIAIIRAMGRLKIDFGDGARADDARQLFALASSAEEGVMSAELTGVIQRLWNDGGVQACFDRSREYQLNDSAAYYLNDLDRICQPSYVPTQQDVLRTRVKTTGIVETHFTFKDLYFKMFDVGGQRSERKKWIHCFEGVTAIIFCVALSDYDLVLAEDEEMNRMHESMKLFDSICNNKWFTLTSIILFLNKKDLFEEKISRSPLTICYPEYSGGHSYEEAAAYIQCQFEDLNKRKDTKEIYTHFTCATDTKNVQFVFDAVTDVIIKINLREIGLY, via the exons atgggCTGCACAATCAGCGCCGAGGACAAAGCTGCAGTGGAGAGGAGTAAAATGATTGATAAAAACCTGcgagaagacagagagaaatccTCCAGAGAGGTGAAACTGCTTCTGCTCG GTGCTGGGGAATCTGGAAAAAGCACAATTGTGAAGCAGATGAA aatCATTCATGAGGATGGCTACTCAGAAGAGGAGTGTAAGCAGTACAAAGTGGTAGTGTACAGCAACACCATCCAGTCCATCATTGCCATCATCAGAGCAATGGGTCGGTTAAAGATAGATTTTGGGGATGGCGCTCGGGCG GATGATGCCCGTCAGCTGTTTGCCCTGGCCAGCTCGGCGGAGGAAGGGGTGATGTCGGCAGAGCTGACCGGCGTGATTCAGAGGCTGTGGAATGATGGTGGAGTCCAGGCATGCTTTGATCGATCACGAGAGTATCAGCTCAACGACTCTGCAGCATA cTACCTGAACGACTTGGACAGGATCTGCCAGCCAAGCTATGTCCCGACTCAGCAGGATGTGTTGCGAACACGTGTAAAGACCACTGGCATCGTGGAAACACACTTCACCTTCAAAGATCTTTACTTCAA GATGTTTGATGTCGGGGGTCAACGTTCAGAGAGGAAGAAGTGGATTCATTGTTTTGAGGGGGTCACTGCTATCATTTTCTGTGTAGCTCTCAGTGACTACGACCTTGTCTTGGCTGAGGATGAGGAGATG AACCGGATGCACGAGAGCATGAAGCTTTTTGACTCCATCTGCAACAACAAGTGGTTCACGCTCACCTccatcatcctcttcctcaacAAGAAGGACTTGTTTGAAGAGAAGATAAGCAGGAGTCCACTCACTATCTGCTACCCTGAGTACTCTG GTGGTCACTCATACGAAGAGGCAGCGGCTTATATCCAGTGTCAGTTTGAGGACTTAAATAAACGAAAGGACACCAAGGAGATCTACACCCACTTCACTTGTGCCACAGACACCAAGaatgtgcagtttgtgtttgatgCCGTCACCGATGTGATCATCAAGATCAACCTGAGGGAGATTGGGCTCTACTAA
- the gpr61 gene encoding G-protein coupled receptor 61, translating into MEHPVTPSPSWNSSFLGLPIFPLSLHPNISNVTPPITSIRSGVDLNQSLALCAMIIMDIVAVLGNLAVMIVITKTPQLRKFAFVFHLCLVDLLAAVVLMPLGMLSDRILVDGVLCRSYHCLSVCLVSAAILTICAINVERYYYIVHPMRHEVKMTVGLVMMVIAGIWIKAIVMSVLPLLGWLLQGNQGLRSPFGLIPGQRHCSLHWMGGRITRLLFMIFFALIYFLCPMLIILVVYCNMFKLVRVAAIQHGPLPTWMDTPRQRSESISSHSTMAASLGGTGSRTTPHRTFSGGKAAIVLVAVGGQFLCCWLPYFSFHLYSAVVSTSSASLAQLEDVVTWIGYFCFSSNPFFYGCLNRQIREELGRHLACLFKQARPGEGEQLPSREASIEENFLQFLQGTGCNLEPCNSHTRASPEVPETAGFQESAVHQSTPADFHIPGQILEETSEFIQQLNNEIHVSENCCKTVPDM; encoded by the coding sequence ATGGAGCATCCAGTCACACCAAGCCCCTCCTGGAACAGTTCTTTCTTGGGTCTTCCCATATTTCCACTCTCACTGCACCCAAATATCTCTAACGTGACCCCGCCTATCACAAGCATCCGAAGTGGGGTAGATCTAAACCAGTCCTTGGCTCTGTGTGCTATGATCATCATGGACATAGTGGCAGTGCTGGGGAACTTGGCCGTGATGATTGTCATTACCAAAACGCCACAGCTACGCAAGTTTGCCTTTGTGTTCCACCTGTGTCTGGTGGACCTGCTGGCAGCAGTGGTGCTGATGCCTCTGGGGATGCTTTCAGACCGAATCCTGGTAGATGGGGTGCTATGTCGAAGCTACCACTGCTTGAGTGTGTGCCTAGTGAGTGCTGCCATACTCACCATCTGTGCCATCAACGTAGAGCGATACTACTACATTGTCCACCCCATGCGTCATGAGGTGAAGATGACGGTGGGGTTGGTGATGATGGTAATAGCAGGAATCTGGATTAAAGCCATTGTCATGTCAGTGCTGCCTCTGCTGGGATGGCTCCTCCAGGGAAACCAGGGTCTGAGGAGTCCTTTCGGCCTCATTCCCGGTCAGCGACATTGCTCCCTCCACTGGATGGGAGGCAGAATCACACGCCTGCTTTTTATGATCTTCTTTGCACTCATCTATTTTCTGTGTCCAATGCTGATCATTTTGGTGGTCTACTGCAACATGTTCAAGTTGGTGCGAGTAGCAGCCATACAACATGGCCCCCTTCCCACCTGGATGGACACACCGCGACAACGGTCTGAGTCCATCAGCAGCCACTCTACTATGGCAGCCAGCCTTGGAGGAACTGGCTCCCGCACCACCCCTCATAGGACCTTCAGCGGCGGCAAGGCTGCAATAGTCCTAGTAGCAGTAGGAGGccagtttctctgctgctggcTGCCATATTTCTCCTTCCATCTCTATTCAGCTGTGGTGTCTACCTCTTCTGCCTCGCTGGCCCAGTTGGAGGATGTGGTCACATGGATCGGCTATTTCTGCTTCAGCTCAAACCCCTTCTTCTACGGCTGCCTGAATCGGCAGATTCGCGAGGAGCTGGGCCGCCACCTGGCCTGCCTCTTCAAACAGGCCAGGCCCGGAGAAGGAGAGCAGCTGCCCAGCCGCGAGGCCTCTATTGAGGAGAACTTTTTGCAGTTCCTTCAGGGCACTGGATGCAATCTGGAGCCCTGCAACTCTCACACTAGAGCCAGCCCAGAGGTGCCAGAGACTGCGGGATTTCAGGAATCAGCTGTTCACCAGAGCACGCCAGCTGACTTTCACATCCCAGGGCAGATCCTTGAAGAAACTTCAGAGTTTATACAACAGCTGAACAATGAGATACATGTATCAGAGAACTGCTGCAAAACTGTACCAGACATGTAG